In one window of Acanthopagrus latus isolate v.2019 chromosome 15, fAcaLat1.1, whole genome shotgun sequence DNA:
- the rtn4a gene encoding reticulon-4a isoform X2: protein MADSVEHEVSSTTPLFSEDVHHYQAEPDSELDQPKPDLFSADDIVDLVGGAQDAINRHFAEDSAPHESTETSLSPPEEPVTLLEPEPVSVPEPEPEPEPEPEVETAAPDSTSFSFVPETASFAEEPEVVAPEAEPESTTIIPEPQAAPEPEPAPESDALPVAEPRKAAPAPAEASEQPAVTEEAPAPASYVPSPSKAQPHPLMQFPTALGQKGDSPAPISPLSPLHSPDSLEELSLTESPNQPPTSGSTAPLGSFSTEPPTSHSKDMSWMSEEGDSGPGHSKNKEDLLDPLAGPYLSLGKDPGPHNPCEDSGVSFSPEEKLISSDRSSTGPSPVNPQMKVPESHLASSNPTEHWDSPFLSSQDNAKVSMDNFSKDTTPISSSRYEQDMHGNQSDEEDDLMYEVKKNNNPFEGYSPLADSGYSHFGDSKSDSRASKMSESPTPDLVQYGQTGESQDALPSFLDEGKIFETSKMAADSLMQSVSQFSSGLKGDDEEEEEDSALPPSLPDILKSSPLNPDKIDSGSSEGSPEEQSPILERRMMESPNPPINLSANNPFAFDAKVSLLKEMTEEMEVRAADKAKVEDDKSFGAFDLVKEAEETTPTKAKEEEPVKIEQKDWFSSHDSPKMTEKFEPLDFQSKKTPGEDSDSESPTADSLSPVLEAMAKNPASFQVETETKNLAMEIEEPEVAEEISEHEVSSEEFEFIERPPRGVIDEFLEALDTSKFASSNPPEIPMDDDLSFQQKDVAPVSATSLPKLAPTPKVEEEAPSQSSYRILTPASPQKSKAELEKLNIQQPPPQVPLTHSPIRKPEEMVTKKSMEGAKLFKMPNVNIRAVVDLLYWRDVKTTGVVFGAALLLLLSLMVCSIVSVCSYIGLALLSVTICFRIYKGILQAIQKSDEGHPFKQYLDHEVALSEDMVHKYSDMVLAKLNKTISELRRLFLVDDLVDSIKFAVLMWILTYVGALFNGLTLLILGLVGAFSCPIIYEKHQTQIDHYLALVNNQVKDVVGKIQAKVPGMKRKAE, encoded by the exons atggcagaCAGCGTGGAGCATGAAGTCTCTTCCACCACCCCTCTATTCAGCGAGGACGTGCACCACTACCAGGCCGAGCCGGACTCCGAGCTGGACCAGCCCAAACCAGACCTCTTCAGCGCAGATGATATTGTGGACTTGGTCGGCGGGGCTCAGGACGCCATCAACCGCCACTTCGCTGAAGACAGTGCGCCACACGAGTCCACGGAaacttccctctctcctccagaggaGCCGGTAACGTTACTGGAGCCGGAACCGGTGTCGGTGCCAGAGCCTGAGCCTGAACCTGAGCCTGAACCTGAGGTAGAGACTGCCGCCCCAGACTCCACCAGCTTCTCTTTTGTTCCTGAAACTGCTTCATTTGCAGAGGAGCCTGAAGTCGTCGCCCCCGAAGCCGAACCGGAGAGTACAACGATCATTCCGGAGCCACAGGCTGCCCCCGAGCCAGAACCTGCCCCGGAGAGCGACGCCCTCCCAGTGGCTGAACCCCGGAAAGCAGCTCCAGCCCCCGCAGAGGCATCAGAGCAACCTGCGGTGACAGAGGAAGCACCGGCTCCAGCATCGT ATGTACCTTCTCCTTCTAAAGCTCAGCCTCATCCTCTGATGCAATTCCCTACAG CACTTGGGCAGAAGGGTGATTCCCCTGctcccatctctcctctctcccctcttcacTCCCCCGACTCTCTGGAGGAGCTCTCTCTGACCGAGAGTCCCAACCAGCCCCCTACTTCAGGATCTACTGCACCCTTGGGCTCCTTCTCCACTGAACCCCCCACTAGTCATTCCAAGGACATGTCTTGGATGAGTGAAGAGGGTGACTCTGGACCAGGCCATAGTAAGAATAAAGAAGACCTTCTAGATCCATTAGCTGGTCCTTACCTGAGTTTAGGGAAAGACCCAGGGCCTCATAATCCTTGCGAAGACAGTGGAGTTTCCTTTTCACCTGAGGAGAAGCTGATTAGCTCAGACAGGTCCTCCACTGGCCCTTCCCCAGTGAACCCCCAGATGAAGGTCCCTGAGTCTCACCTTGCCTCCTCTAACCCAACAGAGCACTGGGATTCACCATTCCTATCATCTCAAGACAACGCCAAGGTCTCCATGGATAACTTCTCCAAAGACACGACTCCCATTAGCTCCTCCAGGTATGAACAAGATATGCATGGCAACCAGTCAGATGAAGAAGATGACCTCATGTATGAGGTGAAGAAGAATAATAACCCCTTTGAAGGCTATTCCCCATTGGCGGACAGTGGCTACTCCCACTTTGGAGACTCCAAGTCCGACAGCAGGGCCTCAAAAATGTCAGAGAGCCCGACTCCAGATCTGGTCCAGTATGGTCAGACTGGAGAATCCCAGGATGCCCTGCCATCTTTCTTGGATGAGGGGAAAATATTTGAGACAAGCAAGATGGCTGCTGACTCACTCATgcagtcagtgagtcagttcTCATCTGGCCTCAaaggtgatgatgaagaggaagaggaggattcTGCTCTGCCACCCTCGCTTCCAGACATCCTGAAGTCTTCTCCACTCAACCCTGACAAAATCGACTCTGGCTCCTCAGAGGGAAGCCCGGAGGAGCAGAGTCCCATTCTTGAACGCAGAATGATGGAGTCACCCAACCCTCCAATCAATTTGTCTGCCAACAACCCATTTGCCTTTGATGCTAAAGTGTCCCTGCTGAAAGAGATGACTGAGGAGATGGAAGTGAGAGCGGCCGACAAAGCAAAGGTTGAAGACGACAAAAGCTTTGGCGCATTTGATCTTGtgaaagaggcagaggaaacCACCCCTACTAAGGCAAAAGAAGAGGAACCTGTCAAGATCGAGCAGAAAGATTGGTTTTCAAGCCATGATTCTCCCAAAATGACCGAAAAGTTTGAGCCACTTGACTTCCAGAGCAAAAAGACCCCTGGTGAGGACTCTGATTCGGAGTCACCAACAGCAGACTCCCTGTCTCCAGTCCTGGAAGCTATGGCCAAGAACCCCGCCAGCTTCCAGGTGGAAACTGAGACAAAGAACCTGGCGATGGAGATAGAAGAGCCAGAGGTGGCTGAGGAGATCTCTGAGCATGAAGTCTCCTCTGAGGAGTTTGAGTTCATTGAGCGACCACCCAGGGGTGTCATCGATGAGTTTCTTGAGGCTCTGGATACATCTAAGTTTGCCTCCTCCAATCCCCCAGAGATCCCCATGGATGATGATTTGAGCTTTCAGCAGAAGGATGTGGCTCCAGTTTCTGCTACTTCCCTACCTAAACTAGCCCCAACCCCCAAGGTTGAGGAGGAGGCTCCGAGTCAGAGCTCGTACCGCATCCTCACCCCGGCCTCCCCCCAGAAGAGCAAGGCCGAGCTGGAGAAGCTCAACATTCAGCAGCCCCCACCCCAGGTTCCACTCACCCATTCCCCCATCCGCAAACCAGAGGAGATGGTCACCAAGAAGAGCATGGAGGGCGCCAAACTGTTTAAGATGCCAAACGTGAACATAAGAGCAG TGGTGGATCTCCTCTACTGGCGTGATGTGAAGACCACAGGCGTTGTGTTCGGCGCcgccctgctgctcctcctctccctgatGGTGTGCAGCATCGTCAGCGTGTGCTCCTACATCGGCCTGGCTCTGCTCTCAGTAACCATCTGCTTCAGGATATACAAAGGCATCCTGCAGGCCATCCAGAAGTCAGATGAGGGACACCCATTCAA GCAGTACCTGGACCATGAGGTGGCGCTGTCTGAGGACATGGTCCACAAGTACAGTGACATGGTTCTGGCCAAGCTCAACAAAACCATCAGTGAATTAAGACGCCTGTTCCTGGTCGATGATCTGGTCGACTCCATCAAG
- the rtn4a gene encoding reticulon-4a isoform X4 encodes MADSVEHEVSSTTPLFSEDVHHYQAEPDSELDQPKPDLFSADDIVDLVGGAQDAINRHFAEDSAPHESTETSLSPPEEPVTLLEPEPVSVPEPEPEPEPEPEVETAAPDSTSFSFVPETASFAEEPEVVAPEAEPESTTIIPEPQAAPEPEPAPESDALPVAEPRKAAPAPAEASEQPAVTEEAPAPASYVPSPSKAQPHPLMQFPTEHWDSPFLSSQDNAKVSMDNFSKDTTPISSSRYEQDMHGNQSDEEDDLMYEVKKNNNPFEGYSPLADSGYSHFGDSKSDSRASKMSESPTPDLVQYGQTGESQDALPSFLDEGKIFETSKMAADSLMQSVSQFSSGLKGDDEEEEEDSALPPSLPDILKSSPLNPDKIDSGSSEGSPEEQSPILERRMMESPNPPINLSANNPFAFDAKVSLLKEMTEEMEVRAADKAKVEDDKSFGAFDLVKEAEETTPTKAKEEEPVKIEQKDWFSSHDSPKMTEKFEPLDFQSKKTPGEDSDSESPTADSLSPVLEAMAKNPASFQVETETKNLAMEIEEPEVAEEISEHEVSSEEFEFIERPPRGVIDEFLEALDTSKFASSNPPEIPMDDDLSFQQKDVAPVSATSLPKLAPTPKVEEEAPSQSSYRILTPASPQKSKAELEKLNIQQPPPQVPLTHSPIRKPEEMVTKKSMEGAKLFKMPNVNIRAVVDLLYWRDVKTTGVVFGAALLLLLSLMVCSIVSVCSYIGLALLSVTICFRIYKGILQAIQKSDEGHPFKQYLDHEVALSEDMVHKYSDMVLAKLNKTISELRRLFLVDDLVDSIKFAVLMWILTYVGALFNGLTLLILGLVGAFSCPIIYEKHQTQIDHYLALVNNQVKDVVGKIQAKVPGMKRKAE; translated from the exons atggcagaCAGCGTGGAGCATGAAGTCTCTTCCACCACCCCTCTATTCAGCGAGGACGTGCACCACTACCAGGCCGAGCCGGACTCCGAGCTGGACCAGCCCAAACCAGACCTCTTCAGCGCAGATGATATTGTGGACTTGGTCGGCGGGGCTCAGGACGCCATCAACCGCCACTTCGCTGAAGACAGTGCGCCACACGAGTCCACGGAaacttccctctctcctccagaggaGCCGGTAACGTTACTGGAGCCGGAACCGGTGTCGGTGCCAGAGCCTGAGCCTGAACCTGAGCCTGAACCTGAGGTAGAGACTGCCGCCCCAGACTCCACCAGCTTCTCTTTTGTTCCTGAAACTGCTTCATTTGCAGAGGAGCCTGAAGTCGTCGCCCCCGAAGCCGAACCGGAGAGTACAACGATCATTCCGGAGCCACAGGCTGCCCCCGAGCCAGAACCTGCCCCGGAGAGCGACGCCCTCCCAGTGGCTGAACCCCGGAAAGCAGCTCCAGCCCCCGCAGAGGCATCAGAGCAACCTGCGGTGACAGAGGAAGCACCGGCTCCAGCATCGT ATGTACCTTCTCCTTCTAAAGCTCAGCCTCATCCTCTGATGCAATTCCCTACAG AGCACTGGGATTCACCATTCCTATCATCTCAAGACAACGCCAAGGTCTCCATGGATAACTTCTCCAAAGACACGACTCCCATTAGCTCCTCCAGGTATGAACAAGATATGCATGGCAACCAGTCAGATGAAGAAGATGACCTCATGTATGAGGTGAAGAAGAATAATAACCCCTTTGAAGGCTATTCCCCATTGGCGGACAGTGGCTACTCCCACTTTGGAGACTCCAAGTCCGACAGCAGGGCCTCAAAAATGTCAGAGAGCCCGACTCCAGATCTGGTCCAGTATGGTCAGACTGGAGAATCCCAGGATGCCCTGCCATCTTTCTTGGATGAGGGGAAAATATTTGAGACAAGCAAGATGGCTGCTGACTCACTCATgcagtcagtgagtcagttcTCATCTGGCCTCAaaggtgatgatgaagaggaagaggaggattcTGCTCTGCCACCCTCGCTTCCAGACATCCTGAAGTCTTCTCCACTCAACCCTGACAAAATCGACTCTGGCTCCTCAGAGGGAAGCCCGGAGGAGCAGAGTCCCATTCTTGAACGCAGAATGATGGAGTCACCCAACCCTCCAATCAATTTGTCTGCCAACAACCCATTTGCCTTTGATGCTAAAGTGTCCCTGCTGAAAGAGATGACTGAGGAGATGGAAGTGAGAGCGGCCGACAAAGCAAAGGTTGAAGACGACAAAAGCTTTGGCGCATTTGATCTTGtgaaagaggcagaggaaacCACCCCTACTAAGGCAAAAGAAGAGGAACCTGTCAAGATCGAGCAGAAAGATTGGTTTTCAAGCCATGATTCTCCCAAAATGACCGAAAAGTTTGAGCCACTTGACTTCCAGAGCAAAAAGACCCCTGGTGAGGACTCTGATTCGGAGTCACCAACAGCAGACTCCCTGTCTCCAGTCCTGGAAGCTATGGCCAAGAACCCCGCCAGCTTCCAGGTGGAAACTGAGACAAAGAACCTGGCGATGGAGATAGAAGAGCCAGAGGTGGCTGAGGAGATCTCTGAGCATGAAGTCTCCTCTGAGGAGTTTGAGTTCATTGAGCGACCACCCAGGGGTGTCATCGATGAGTTTCTTGAGGCTCTGGATACATCTAAGTTTGCCTCCTCCAATCCCCCAGAGATCCCCATGGATGATGATTTGAGCTTTCAGCAGAAGGATGTGGCTCCAGTTTCTGCTACTTCCCTACCTAAACTAGCCCCAACCCCCAAGGTTGAGGAGGAGGCTCCGAGTCAGAGCTCGTACCGCATCCTCACCCCGGCCTCCCCCCAGAAGAGCAAGGCCGAGCTGGAGAAGCTCAACATTCAGCAGCCCCCACCCCAGGTTCCACTCACCCATTCCCCCATCCGCAAACCAGAGGAGATGGTCACCAAGAAGAGCATGGAGGGCGCCAAACTGTTTAAGATGCCAAACGTGAACATAAGAGCAG TGGTGGATCTCCTCTACTGGCGTGATGTGAAGACCACAGGCGTTGTGTTCGGCGCcgccctgctgctcctcctctccctgatGGTGTGCAGCATCGTCAGCGTGTGCTCCTACATCGGCCTGGCTCTGCTCTCAGTAACCATCTGCTTCAGGATATACAAAGGCATCCTGCAGGCCATCCAGAAGTCAGATGAGGGACACCCATTCAA GCAGTACCTGGACCATGAGGTGGCGCTGTCTGAGGACATGGTCCACAAGTACAGTGACATGGTTCTGGCCAAGCTCAACAAAACCATCAGTGAATTAAGACGCCTGTTCCTGGTCGATGATCTGGTCGACTCCATCAAG
- the rtn4a gene encoding reticulon-4a isoform X1, which translates to MADSVEHEVSSTTPLFSEDVHHYQAEPDSELDQPKPDLFSADDIVDLVGGAQDAINRHFAEDSAPHESTETSLSPPEEPVTLLEPEPVSVPEPEPEPEPEPEVETAAPDSTSFSFVPETASFAEEPEVVAPEAEPESTTIIPEPQAAPEPEPAPESDALPVAEPRKAAPAPAEASEQPAVTEEAPAPASCLLQSWSPDYSRDVPSPSKAQPHPLMQFPTALGQKGDSPAPISPLSPLHSPDSLEELSLTESPNQPPTSGSTAPLGSFSTEPPTSHSKDMSWMSEEGDSGPGHSKNKEDLLDPLAGPYLSLGKDPGPHNPCEDSGVSFSPEEKLISSDRSSTGPSPVNPQMKVPESHLASSNPTEHWDSPFLSSQDNAKVSMDNFSKDTTPISSSRYEQDMHGNQSDEEDDLMYEVKKNNNPFEGYSPLADSGYSHFGDSKSDSRASKMSESPTPDLVQYGQTGESQDALPSFLDEGKIFETSKMAADSLMQSVSQFSSGLKGDDEEEEEDSALPPSLPDILKSSPLNPDKIDSGSSEGSPEEQSPILERRMMESPNPPINLSANNPFAFDAKVSLLKEMTEEMEVRAADKAKVEDDKSFGAFDLVKEAEETTPTKAKEEEPVKIEQKDWFSSHDSPKMTEKFEPLDFQSKKTPGEDSDSESPTADSLSPVLEAMAKNPASFQVETETKNLAMEIEEPEVAEEISEHEVSSEEFEFIERPPRGVIDEFLEALDTSKFASSNPPEIPMDDDLSFQQKDVAPVSATSLPKLAPTPKVEEEAPSQSSYRILTPASPQKSKAELEKLNIQQPPPQVPLTHSPIRKPEEMVTKKSMEGAKLFKMPNVNIRAVVDLLYWRDVKTTGVVFGAALLLLLSLMVCSIVSVCSYIGLALLSVTICFRIYKGILQAIQKSDEGHPFKQYLDHEVALSEDMVHKYSDMVLAKLNKTISELRRLFLVDDLVDSIKFAVLMWILTYVGALFNGLTLLILGLVGAFSCPIIYEKHQTQIDHYLALVNNQVKDVVGKIQAKVPGMKRKAE; encoded by the exons atggcagaCAGCGTGGAGCATGAAGTCTCTTCCACCACCCCTCTATTCAGCGAGGACGTGCACCACTACCAGGCCGAGCCGGACTCCGAGCTGGACCAGCCCAAACCAGACCTCTTCAGCGCAGATGATATTGTGGACTTGGTCGGCGGGGCTCAGGACGCCATCAACCGCCACTTCGCTGAAGACAGTGCGCCACACGAGTCCACGGAaacttccctctctcctccagaggaGCCGGTAACGTTACTGGAGCCGGAACCGGTGTCGGTGCCAGAGCCTGAGCCTGAACCTGAGCCTGAACCTGAGGTAGAGACTGCCGCCCCAGACTCCACCAGCTTCTCTTTTGTTCCTGAAACTGCTTCATTTGCAGAGGAGCCTGAAGTCGTCGCCCCCGAAGCCGAACCGGAGAGTACAACGATCATTCCGGAGCCACAGGCTGCCCCCGAGCCAGAACCTGCCCCGGAGAGCGACGCCCTCCCAGTGGCTGAACCCCGGAAAGCAGCTCCAGCCCCCGCAGAGGCATCAGAGCAACCTGCGGTGACAGAGGAAGCACCGGCTCCAGCATCGT GTCTTCTTCAGAGCTGGAGCCCAGACTACAGCAGAG ATGTACCTTCTCCTTCTAAAGCTCAGCCTCATCCTCTGATGCAATTCCCTACAG CACTTGGGCAGAAGGGTGATTCCCCTGctcccatctctcctctctcccctcttcacTCCCCCGACTCTCTGGAGGAGCTCTCTCTGACCGAGAGTCCCAACCAGCCCCCTACTTCAGGATCTACTGCACCCTTGGGCTCCTTCTCCACTGAACCCCCCACTAGTCATTCCAAGGACATGTCTTGGATGAGTGAAGAGGGTGACTCTGGACCAGGCCATAGTAAGAATAAAGAAGACCTTCTAGATCCATTAGCTGGTCCTTACCTGAGTTTAGGGAAAGACCCAGGGCCTCATAATCCTTGCGAAGACAGTGGAGTTTCCTTTTCACCTGAGGAGAAGCTGATTAGCTCAGACAGGTCCTCCACTGGCCCTTCCCCAGTGAACCCCCAGATGAAGGTCCCTGAGTCTCACCTTGCCTCCTCTAACCCAACAGAGCACTGGGATTCACCATTCCTATCATCTCAAGACAACGCCAAGGTCTCCATGGATAACTTCTCCAAAGACACGACTCCCATTAGCTCCTCCAGGTATGAACAAGATATGCATGGCAACCAGTCAGATGAAGAAGATGACCTCATGTATGAGGTGAAGAAGAATAATAACCCCTTTGAAGGCTATTCCCCATTGGCGGACAGTGGCTACTCCCACTTTGGAGACTCCAAGTCCGACAGCAGGGCCTCAAAAATGTCAGAGAGCCCGACTCCAGATCTGGTCCAGTATGGTCAGACTGGAGAATCCCAGGATGCCCTGCCATCTTTCTTGGATGAGGGGAAAATATTTGAGACAAGCAAGATGGCTGCTGACTCACTCATgcagtcagtgagtcagttcTCATCTGGCCTCAaaggtgatgatgaagaggaagaggaggattcTGCTCTGCCACCCTCGCTTCCAGACATCCTGAAGTCTTCTCCACTCAACCCTGACAAAATCGACTCTGGCTCCTCAGAGGGAAGCCCGGAGGAGCAGAGTCCCATTCTTGAACGCAGAATGATGGAGTCACCCAACCCTCCAATCAATTTGTCTGCCAACAACCCATTTGCCTTTGATGCTAAAGTGTCCCTGCTGAAAGAGATGACTGAGGAGATGGAAGTGAGAGCGGCCGACAAAGCAAAGGTTGAAGACGACAAAAGCTTTGGCGCATTTGATCTTGtgaaagaggcagaggaaacCACCCCTACTAAGGCAAAAGAAGAGGAACCTGTCAAGATCGAGCAGAAAGATTGGTTTTCAAGCCATGATTCTCCCAAAATGACCGAAAAGTTTGAGCCACTTGACTTCCAGAGCAAAAAGACCCCTGGTGAGGACTCTGATTCGGAGTCACCAACAGCAGACTCCCTGTCTCCAGTCCTGGAAGCTATGGCCAAGAACCCCGCCAGCTTCCAGGTGGAAACTGAGACAAAGAACCTGGCGATGGAGATAGAAGAGCCAGAGGTGGCTGAGGAGATCTCTGAGCATGAAGTCTCCTCTGAGGAGTTTGAGTTCATTGAGCGACCACCCAGGGGTGTCATCGATGAGTTTCTTGAGGCTCTGGATACATCTAAGTTTGCCTCCTCCAATCCCCCAGAGATCCCCATGGATGATGATTTGAGCTTTCAGCAGAAGGATGTGGCTCCAGTTTCTGCTACTTCCCTACCTAAACTAGCCCCAACCCCCAAGGTTGAGGAGGAGGCTCCGAGTCAGAGCTCGTACCGCATCCTCACCCCGGCCTCCCCCCAGAAGAGCAAGGCCGAGCTGGAGAAGCTCAACATTCAGCAGCCCCCACCCCAGGTTCCACTCACCCATTCCCCCATCCGCAAACCAGAGGAGATGGTCACCAAGAAGAGCATGGAGGGCGCCAAACTGTTTAAGATGCCAAACGTGAACATAAGAGCAG TGGTGGATCTCCTCTACTGGCGTGATGTGAAGACCACAGGCGTTGTGTTCGGCGCcgccctgctgctcctcctctccctgatGGTGTGCAGCATCGTCAGCGTGTGCTCCTACATCGGCCTGGCTCTGCTCTCAGTAACCATCTGCTTCAGGATATACAAAGGCATCCTGCAGGCCATCCAGAAGTCAGATGAGGGACACCCATTCAA GCAGTACCTGGACCATGAGGTGGCGCTGTCTGAGGACATGGTCCACAAGTACAGTGACATGGTTCTGGCCAAGCTCAACAAAACCATCAGTGAATTAAGACGCCTGTTCCTGGTCGATGATCTGGTCGACTCCATCAAG
- the rtn4a gene encoding reticulon-4a isoform X3, whose protein sequence is MADSVEHEVSSTTPLFSEDVHHYQAEPDSELDQPKPDLFSADDIVDLVGGAQDAINRHFAEDSAPHESTETSLSPPEEPVTLLEPEPVSVPEPEPEPEPEPEVETAAPDSTSFSFVPETASFAEEPEVVAPEAEPESTTIIPEPQAAPEPEPAPESDALPVAEPRKAAPAPAEASEQPAVTEEAPAPASCLLQSWSPDYSRDVPSPSKAQPHPLMQFPTEHWDSPFLSSQDNAKVSMDNFSKDTTPISSSRYEQDMHGNQSDEEDDLMYEVKKNNNPFEGYSPLADSGYSHFGDSKSDSRASKMSESPTPDLVQYGQTGESQDALPSFLDEGKIFETSKMAADSLMQSVSQFSSGLKGDDEEEEEDSALPPSLPDILKSSPLNPDKIDSGSSEGSPEEQSPILERRMMESPNPPINLSANNPFAFDAKVSLLKEMTEEMEVRAADKAKVEDDKSFGAFDLVKEAEETTPTKAKEEEPVKIEQKDWFSSHDSPKMTEKFEPLDFQSKKTPGEDSDSESPTADSLSPVLEAMAKNPASFQVETETKNLAMEIEEPEVAEEISEHEVSSEEFEFIERPPRGVIDEFLEALDTSKFASSNPPEIPMDDDLSFQQKDVAPVSATSLPKLAPTPKVEEEAPSQSSYRILTPASPQKSKAELEKLNIQQPPPQVPLTHSPIRKPEEMVTKKSMEGAKLFKMPNVNIRAVVDLLYWRDVKTTGVVFGAALLLLLSLMVCSIVSVCSYIGLALLSVTICFRIYKGILQAIQKSDEGHPFKQYLDHEVALSEDMVHKYSDMVLAKLNKTISELRRLFLVDDLVDSIKFAVLMWILTYVGALFNGLTLLILGLVGAFSCPIIYEKHQTQIDHYLALVNNQVKDVVGKIQAKVPGMKRKAE, encoded by the exons atggcagaCAGCGTGGAGCATGAAGTCTCTTCCACCACCCCTCTATTCAGCGAGGACGTGCACCACTACCAGGCCGAGCCGGACTCCGAGCTGGACCAGCCCAAACCAGACCTCTTCAGCGCAGATGATATTGTGGACTTGGTCGGCGGGGCTCAGGACGCCATCAACCGCCACTTCGCTGAAGACAGTGCGCCACACGAGTCCACGGAaacttccctctctcctccagaggaGCCGGTAACGTTACTGGAGCCGGAACCGGTGTCGGTGCCAGAGCCTGAGCCTGAACCTGAGCCTGAACCTGAGGTAGAGACTGCCGCCCCAGACTCCACCAGCTTCTCTTTTGTTCCTGAAACTGCTTCATTTGCAGAGGAGCCTGAAGTCGTCGCCCCCGAAGCCGAACCGGAGAGTACAACGATCATTCCGGAGCCACAGGCTGCCCCCGAGCCAGAACCTGCCCCGGAGAGCGACGCCCTCCCAGTGGCTGAACCCCGGAAAGCAGCTCCAGCCCCCGCAGAGGCATCAGAGCAACCTGCGGTGACAGAGGAAGCACCGGCTCCAGCATCGT GTCTTCTTCAGAGCTGGAGCCCAGACTACAGCAGAG ATGTACCTTCTCCTTCTAAAGCTCAGCCTCATCCTCTGATGCAATTCCCTACAG AGCACTGGGATTCACCATTCCTATCATCTCAAGACAACGCCAAGGTCTCCATGGATAACTTCTCCAAAGACACGACTCCCATTAGCTCCTCCAGGTATGAACAAGATATGCATGGCAACCAGTCAGATGAAGAAGATGACCTCATGTATGAGGTGAAGAAGAATAATAACCCCTTTGAAGGCTATTCCCCATTGGCGGACAGTGGCTACTCCCACTTTGGAGACTCCAAGTCCGACAGCAGGGCCTCAAAAATGTCAGAGAGCCCGACTCCAGATCTGGTCCAGTATGGTCAGACTGGAGAATCCCAGGATGCCCTGCCATCTTTCTTGGATGAGGGGAAAATATTTGAGACAAGCAAGATGGCTGCTGACTCACTCATgcagtcagtgagtcagttcTCATCTGGCCTCAaaggtgatgatgaagaggaagaggaggattcTGCTCTGCCACCCTCGCTTCCAGACATCCTGAAGTCTTCTCCACTCAACCCTGACAAAATCGACTCTGGCTCCTCAGAGGGAAGCCCGGAGGAGCAGAGTCCCATTCTTGAACGCAGAATGATGGAGTCACCCAACCCTCCAATCAATTTGTCTGCCAACAACCCATTTGCCTTTGATGCTAAAGTGTCCCTGCTGAAAGAGATGACTGAGGAGATGGAAGTGAGAGCGGCCGACAAAGCAAAGGTTGAAGACGACAAAAGCTTTGGCGCATTTGATCTTGtgaaagaggcagaggaaacCACCCCTACTAAGGCAAAAGAAGAGGAACCTGTCAAGATCGAGCAGAAAGATTGGTTTTCAAGCCATGATTCTCCCAAAATGACCGAAAAGTTTGAGCCACTTGACTTCCAGAGCAAAAAGACCCCTGGTGAGGACTCTGATTCGGAGTCACCAACAGCAGACTCCCTGTCTCCAGTCCTGGAAGCTATGGCCAAGAACCCCGCCAGCTTCCAGGTGGAAACTGAGACAAAGAACCTGGCGATGGAGATAGAAGAGCCAGAGGTGGCTGAGGAGATCTCTGAGCATGAAGTCTCCTCTGAGGAGTTTGAGTTCATTGAGCGACCACCCAGGGGTGTCATCGATGAGTTTCTTGAGGCTCTGGATACATCTAAGTTTGCCTCCTCCAATCCCCCAGAGATCCCCATGGATGATGATTTGAGCTTTCAGCAGAAGGATGTGGCTCCAGTTTCTGCTACTTCCCTACCTAAACTAGCCCCAACCCCCAAGGTTGAGGAGGAGGCTCCGAGTCAGAGCTCGTACCGCATCCTCACCCCGGCCTCCCCCCAGAAGAGCAAGGCCGAGCTGGAGAAGCTCAACATTCAGCAGCCCCCACCCCAGGTTCCACTCACCCATTCCCCCATCCGCAAACCAGAGGAGATGGTCACCAAGAAGAGCATGGAGGGCGCCAAACTGTTTAAGATGCCAAACGTGAACATAAGAGCAG TGGTGGATCTCCTCTACTGGCGTGATGTGAAGACCACAGGCGTTGTGTTCGGCGCcgccctgctgctcctcctctccctgatGGTGTGCAGCATCGTCAGCGTGTGCTCCTACATCGGCCTGGCTCTGCTCTCAGTAACCATCTGCTTCAGGATATACAAAGGCATCCTGCAGGCCATCCAGAAGTCAGATGAGGGACACCCATTCAA GCAGTACCTGGACCATGAGGTGGCGCTGTCTGAGGACATGGTCCACAAGTACAGTGACATGGTTCTGGCCAAGCTCAACAAAACCATCAGTGAATTAAGACGCCTGTTCCTGGTCGATGATCTGGTCGACTCCATCAAG